One genomic window of Ruminococcus gauvreauii includes the following:
- a CDS encoding MucBP domain-containing protein: MKKMKKIIAASISLCLMFMMCLASVEAAASYEVVFRAGSHGTFNTAGAETDGLVSAEGDKVVYELGLNDPGSKVGARAASLDIAVDEGYIFSGWEIDLNTPVTEKTTYVAKYRRIADGIEYTVRYMDDEGNDVSSPIVGITNAGTEIPLYAREVEGYALQSAPSARVTVTEDGQEIIFLYTSTAEDITNTVTIPGITTTVTVPGGTTTVTVPGATATTGTTGTAGTGTTGTTGTTDTAGTGTTDTTGTTDTAGTTNEGTGTDEGTTTIPDEDVPLAENPQGADEGGDDTTTIQDEEVPLADKPSEDDSRISPVVYGLGGAGIVCLIGAAALIYLKKKNKLF; encoded by the coding sequence ATGAAAAAAATGAAAAAAATCATTGCCGCGTCGATCAGCCTCTGCCTGATGTTTATGATGTGTCTGGCGAGTGTGGAAGCTGCCGCATCCTACGAAGTGGTGTTCAGGGCAGGGTCACATGGTACGTTCAATACAGCAGGTGCAGAAACGGATGGCCTGGTATCAGCGGAGGGCGATAAAGTTGTTTACGAACTGGGCTTGAATGATCCGGGCAGTAAAGTTGGTGCACGAGCTGCTTCTCTGGATATTGCAGTAGATGAAGGATACATATTTTCGGGATGGGAAATTGATCTTAACACACCGGTAACAGAGAAAACGACATACGTAGCAAAATATAGAAGAATAGCCGACGGTATTGAGTACACGGTGCGTTACATGGATGATGAAGGAAATGATGTTTCCTCGCCGATAGTTGGAATAACGAATGCAGGAACCGAGATTCCTTTATATGCGAGAGAAGTAGAAGGATATGCGCTGCAGAGTGCTCCGAGCGCAAGAGTGACTGTTACAGAAGACGGACAGGAAATTATCTTCCTGTACACCTCTACGGCAGAAGATATAACAAATACCGTTACGATTCCGGGAATAACGACAACTGTGACAGTGCCGGGCGGTACAACAACAGTAACAGTACCGGGAGCGACCGCCACAACAGGAACTACTGGTACGGCAGGAACCGGAACCACCGGCACAACGGGAACAACAGACACAGCAGGAACCGGAACTACTGATACAACCGGAACCACAGATACAGCCGGGACAACAAATGAAGGAACTGGCACGGATGAAGGCACAACGACGATTCCGGATGAAGATGTACCATTAGCAGAAAATCCGCAGGGAGCTGATGAAGGCGGCGATGACACGACAACGATTCAGGATGAAGAGGTTCCTCTTGCGGATAAGCCTTCGGAGGACGACAGCAGAATTTCACCTGTGGTATATGGACTGGGCGGAGCCGGAATTGTATGTCTGATCGGAGCGGCAGCATTGATATATCTGAAGAAAAAGAATAAATTGTTTTAG
- a CDS encoding PucR family transcriptional regulator codes for MDLSMKFLYLQLKKHYDVVSLNLPDNDNPLCSSVRLKPESIWIPARDTLYIMDCSREELKKSALPLSTRLILFDDAPPEDLAYPCLLFPASYSRSQILNDLLAIFYRYDRWSQEVTEAILKNQSLQEILHITQTVEENPMYFADPSFKMLAQVSQDLEEFSVIWRYQLRYGYLPFNVMMDLVETGELEMLHNAIPAIYADTKSFTSKFISKAIRYKGKVHGHFFIIQTYRHLNQCDLEIADYLGNLVSAAIYEDNNYLTMSTLYHEHFMIDILESTLRDTKLIKNQLKPLGWQLTGDYRLLGVFMPDDEDALKRNAITLLTDGWNAQAFLYDDYLIVVYNEPARKYSALLEHLHHFLKLLNRYASLSESFSNFTDMSLYYQQILFTLQHRSLGISDCRLFLYEDYFMAHLVHLAGDSLPEYKPVSGLRDYDMHNHSDYCHTLYTYLLCEQNSVRTAQMLFLHRNTLKYRMEKILDIIKVPLEHPMVRQRILFSLYRLENVKKE; via the coding sequence ATGGACCTGTCCATGAAGTTTTTATATCTGCAGCTCAAAAAACATTACGATGTTGTCAGTCTCAATCTCCCGGACAACGACAATCCCCTCTGTTCTTCCGTCAGACTGAAGCCGGAATCCATCTGGATACCCGCACGTGACACCCTGTATATCATGGATTGTTCCCGGGAAGAACTGAAGAAGAGCGCACTGCCTCTTTCGACACGCCTCATCCTGTTTGATGACGCACCGCCAGAGGATCTGGCTTACCCGTGTCTTCTTTTTCCAGCCAGTTATTCACGCAGCCAGATACTGAATGACCTGCTCGCCATTTTTTACCGCTATGACCGCTGGAGCCAGGAGGTAACGGAAGCGATCCTCAAGAATCAAAGCCTGCAGGAAATCCTGCATATTACGCAAACCGTCGAAGAAAACCCGATGTACTTTGCCGATCCCAGCTTCAAGATGCTGGCTCAGGTGAGCCAGGATCTTGAAGAATTCAGCGTCATCTGGCGCTATCAGCTGCGATACGGTTATCTGCCCTTTAATGTCATGATGGATCTTGTAGAGACGGGGGAACTCGAAATGCTGCATAACGCCATTCCTGCCATCTACGCAGACACAAAAAGCTTCACCAGCAAATTTATCAGTAAAGCCATCCGCTATAAAGGAAAAGTCCACGGTCATTTTTTTATTATCCAGACCTACCGCCATCTGAATCAGTGTGACCTTGAGATAGCCGATTACCTTGGCAACCTGGTCTCCGCAGCCATTTACGAGGATAATAACTACCTGACGATGAGTACCCTTTATCATGAACACTTCATGATTGATATCCTGGAGAGTACGCTCCGCGATACCAAACTGATCAAAAATCAGCTTAAACCGCTCGGCTGGCAGCTCACAGGAGATTACCGGCTGCTGGGTGTATTTATGCCTGACGATGAAGACGCACTGAAGCGAAATGCCATCACTCTTCTGACCGACGGCTGGAATGCCCAGGCCTTTTTATATGATGATTACCTGATTGTCGTTTACAATGAACCCGCCCGCAAATACAGTGCACTGCTCGAACACCTGCATCATTTTCTGAAGCTTTTAAACCGCTATGCCTCGCTCAGCGAATCATTTTCAAATTTCACAGATATGTCCCTCTATTATCAGCAGATACTGTTTACGCTTCAGCACAGGAGTCTCGGCATATCTGACTGCCGCCTCTTTTTGTATGAAGACTATTTCATGGCGCATCTGGTTCATCTTGCAGGGGACAGTCTGCCGGAATATAAGCCAGTGTCCGGCCTTCGGGACTACGATATGCACAACCACTCTGACTACTGCCACACACTGTATACTTATCTGTTGTGTGAACAGAACTCAGTCAGGACGGCACAGATGCTTTTTTTGCACCGCAACACCTTAAAATACCGCATGGAGAAGATTCTGGACATCATAAAAGTTCCGTTGGAACATCCGATGGTTCGCCAGCGGATCCTCTTTTCACTTTATCGCCTGGAAAATGTGAAAAAAGAATGA
- a CDS encoding uroporphyrinogen decarboxylase family protein, with protein MYTPKENFIRTVNKDNPDRLVNDYEAFAVIRNDPITDLDRGIRIQGQEIKDIYGTTIIWPENQPGGMPHVTEENKVIKDITNWRNELKLPDYAAMDLDWTLNAEMVAQVDRNEKLVTSIMATGLFERLHFLMGFEDTLINLLEEPEAMHDLLDALLEVRMTYVRLLIENMKPEVIIHHDDWGTKHSLFVNYDTWCEFFKERYRKLYGYLREQGVTVIHHADCYCANIVKDMAEIGVQIWQGVIPDNDLCVLQKELDGSMILMGGINAEIDRSDWTEESVRREVRRACDTYAPGGSFIPCLTYGGPGSIYPGVIETIRDEIAQYNKEHYHI; from the coding sequence ATGTATACACCAAAAGAAAACTTCATCCGTACTGTCAATAAAGATAATCCTGACCGGCTGGTCAATGACTATGAGGCATTTGCGGTGATCCGAAATGATCCGATTACGGATCTGGACCGCGGTATCCGAATCCAGGGGCAGGAAATCAAAGACATCTACGGTACGACAATCATCTGGCCGGAAAATCAGCCGGGCGGGATGCCGCATGTGACGGAAGAAAATAAAGTGATCAAAGACATCACGAACTGGAGAAACGAATTGAAACTGCCAGACTATGCGGCGATGGATCTGGACTGGACACTGAACGCGGAAATGGTGGCACAGGTTGACCGAAATGAAAAGCTGGTGACCAGCATTATGGCGACAGGTCTCTTTGAACGACTTCATTTCCTTATGGGGTTCGAAGATACCCTGATCAATCTTCTGGAAGAGCCGGAGGCTATGCATGATCTTCTTGATGCACTTCTGGAAGTGCGTATGACGTATGTGAGACTGCTGATCGAAAATATGAAGCCGGAAGTGATCATCCATCATGACGACTGGGGAACAAAACACAGTCTGTTTGTCAACTATGATACCTGGTGCGAATTCTTCAAAGAGCGCTACCGCAAACTGTACGGTTATCTGCGGGAGCAGGGAGTGACGGTGATTCATCATGCTGACTGCTACTGCGCAAATATCGTAAAAGATATGGCTGAAATCGGTGTTCAGATCTGGCAGGGAGTGATCCCGGATAATGATCTGTGTGTCCTCCAGAAAGAGCTGGATGGCTCCATGATTCTGATGGGCGGCATCAATGCAGAGATTGACCGTTCAGACTGGACAGAAGAGAGCGTGCGCCGCGAAGTGCGCCGCGCCTGCGACACGTATGCACCCGGTGGTTCCTTTATCCCCTGCCTGACATACGGCGGACCGGGAAGCATCTATCCGGGAGTGATAGAAACAATCCGTGATGAGATTGCACAGTATAACAAGGAACATTATCATATCTAA
- a CDS encoding MFS transporter: MKKINTSIKRFWGTSELGFSFMATMETSFFILFLTDVARLPLAMVAVITGFSGIADAVTAVLAGAIIDKTTFKNGKYRPWLIYCPPVVVIFFILMFTKIGTNLSAAIICSIGYIVSHGVWNIAWTANRAMIGSLSDDAKERAFLSGRIAAGSSGGKIIASYLVPVLTTAFLGLFMGAGESWGYTITAAIASLVFLVTYFVHYQITKGYDRPEEYAGVSKKSVTLLDMLKAIVTNPQLLILLLADALRLIGFYMIAACAAYYTKIVLENPSATSIILVIFNAGTLVGSLMSKQIVAKLGTKKASILGTGGLAVFLVLLYFLPSSQALVFVILFVAQTIFGVAYGLTTSMYSMCGTDSEYRTGKDTKGIIMACSSLAIKIAIALRGIVISAALAAIAYDPDAAVTASAQGGIKMVFLIIPAVFSIASVVMFLLYRIKDSDIEKMEQEIAKRRA, encoded by the coding sequence TTGAAAAAAATCAATACGAGTATCAAAAGGTTCTGGGGAACCAGTGAACTTGGTTTCTCCTTCATGGCAACGATGGAGACATCCTTTTTCATCCTGTTCCTGACGGATGTCGCAAGGCTTCCGCTTGCGATGGTAGCTGTGATCACCGGATTTTCGGGAATTGCGGATGCGGTGACGGCGGTGCTCGCCGGTGCAATCATCGACAAGACAACATTTAAAAATGGTAAATACAGGCCGTGGCTGATCTACTGCCCTCCGGTTGTAGTTATTTTCTTCATTTTAATGTTTACTAAGATAGGAACGAATTTATCGGCGGCTATTATATGCAGTATCGGCTATATTGTGAGTCACGGCGTATGGAATATCGCATGGACTGCGAACCGTGCGATGATCGGAAGTCTTTCTGACGATGCGAAAGAACGTGCATTCCTTTCCGGTAGAATTGCAGCAGGTTCAAGCGGCGGTAAGATTATCGCTTCTTATCTGGTTCCGGTGCTGACTACAGCATTTCTCGGACTGTTCATGGGAGCGGGCGAGAGCTGGGGCTACACCATTACGGCAGCGATTGCATCACTGGTATTTCTGGTTACATATTTTGTACATTATCAGATCACAAAAGGTTATGACCGTCCGGAAGAATATGCCGGTGTCAGTAAAAAAAGTGTTACCTTGCTGGATATGTTAAAAGCGATCGTCACAAATCCTCAGCTATTGATTCTGCTGCTGGCAGATGCACTGCGTCTGATCGGTTTCTATATGATCGCGGCATGTGCAGCATATTATACGAAGATTGTACTGGAGAATCCATCGGCGACCTCGATTATCCTGGTAATCTTCAATGCAGGTACTCTTGTGGGTTCCCTGATGTCAAAACAAATCGTGGCAAAACTGGGCACCAAAAAGGCATCTATCCTTGGGACCGGCGGTCTTGCAGTCTTTCTGGTACTGCTGTACTTCCTGCCGAGTTCACAGGCGCTTGTATTTGTCATTCTGTTCGTAGCGCAGACGATTTTCGGTGTTGCCTATGGACTTACCACGAGTATGTACTCCATGTGCGGTACAGACAGCGAATACCGGACCGGAAAGGACACGAAAGGCATTATTATGGCATGTTCATCGCTTGCGATTAAGATTGCGATTGCACTGCGTGGAATCGTTATCTCCGCGGCACTTGCGGCGATTGCCTATGATCCGGATGCGGCTGTCACAGCTTCCGCTCAGGGCGGAATCAAAATGGTATTTCTCATCATTCCGGCAGTATTTTCGATCGCATCCGTTGTGATGTTCCTGCTTTACAGGATCAAGGACAGCGATATCGAAAAGATGGAACAGGAAATCGCGAAACGCAGAGCATAG
- a CDS encoding zinc metallopeptidase, translating to MFYPFYFDPTYFLVIIGAVLCLLASGKVRSTYSRYQRVRSASGLTGSEAAQRILYYSGIHDVRVEHVSGNLTDHYDPRSKVLRLSDSTYSSPSVAAIGVAAHECGHAVQHAKGYAPLSLRSALVPVANFGSTIAWPLIIIGFLFNNQTSNLLINIGIVAFSLAVLFQIVTLPVEFNASSRALAVLGETGMLQNEELSMTRKVLSAAALTYVASAASAILQLLRLVLLSNRRND from the coding sequence ATGTTTTATCCATTTTATTTTGACCCAACGTATTTTTTAGTGATCATCGGAGCTGTCCTCTGTCTTCTCGCCTCCGGCAAGGTGCGTTCCACCTACTCCAGGTATCAGCGGGTCCGGAGCGCTTCGGGATTGACCGGAAGTGAGGCGGCACAGCGTATTCTCTATTATTCAGGTATCCATGATGTGCGCGTCGAACATGTCTCTGGAAATCTGACCGATCACTATGACCCGCGTTCCAAAGTACTGCGCCTGTCTGATTCCACATACAGTTCTCCGTCCGTCGCAGCGATCGGCGTAGCAGCGCATGAGTGCGGGCATGCTGTACAGCACGCGAAAGGGTATGCCCCGCTGAGCCTGAGAAGTGCACTGGTCCCTGTCGCTAATTTCGGTTCGACGATTGCATGGCCTCTGATTATCATTGGTTTTTTGTTCAACAACCAGACTTCCAACCTTCTGATCAATATCGGCATCGTGGCCTTTTCTCTGGCTGTATTGTTTCAGATCGTGACTTTGCCCGTGGAATTTAACGCGTCAAGCCGCGCACTGGCTGTCTTGGGCGAGACCGGCATGCTCCAGAACGAAGAACTGTCCATGACACGGAAAGTACTCTCCGCGGCCGCTCTCACATATGTAGCCAGTGCAGCTTCTGCGATCCTTCAGCTGCTGCGGCTGGTGCTTCTGAGTAACCGCAGAAATGATTAA